The Castanea sativa cultivar Marrone di Chiusa Pesio chromosome 11, ASM4071231v1 genome contains a region encoding:
- the LOC142615962 gene encoding uncharacterized protein LOC142615962, translating to MVIAEKRKKNKRDRTALTHDCSMVHSPGTNIDFYGSRDIDVGMDHSYAETRLNISTDDTLVEDGFNNCDISQQIQQSESQSGCEEFPRKYTEPWNFGSPSYICMHCGSILWYEERTVKSKRPRNPKFSLCCMEGKVKLPLLKKPPPLIDELLDPLGSQRSKTFRTQIRTYNAMFAMTSMGGKVDSRINDGRHPYIFKLNGQNHHRIGTLLPNDGQDPQFAQLYFYDTENEVENRMNIFSNGEIDSDLDPSIVDALVQMFDETKTLVKIFRMSRDRFFDTDVHHLRLRLIGSRTTNGREYNLPTCSEIAAIIIGDIGAENAHRDIIVELKEGGLQCINVLHPSYMALQYPLLFPYGEDGFRLGILYSNVDGIRSDTTDSVTMREYYAYRLQEREHEGHTLVNGGRLFQQFVVDAYTCIEEIQLMWVKENQDKLRIELYKGLKDAVMRGDTTPASSGKRFVLPSSFTGSPRYMIENYQDAMAICRWAGYPDLFITFTCNTKWPKIDLFLSRKPGQKVEDRPDVIARVFKIKLDKLLYDLKHGQHFGKVIAVVYTVEHQKRGLPHAHILLFLHHDDKHPTAAEIDRIISAEIPDLNEDSLVYEAVKQYMVHGPCGSINSKASCMIENKCTKHFPKKFCSQTTVDEDGFPIYRRRNNGRFVERNEVKLDNRFIVPYNIELLVKFQAHINVEWCNRSRSIKYVSAIEACWRIFEFPIHHREPAVQRLNFHNEDEQPGVFEDTDYLNSVVNKPDIEKTKFTEWMKANALYEEARELTYSEFPTKWIFKMSMEYTTLKQISRDKDNSILKVRVLRMWDAINIANNHDLISLDMILVDKEGTLIHASIRKNLAQSFRPQLNEGGIYTITNFLVEENKGNYRPVHNQLKILFNSTTSVSKFNGFDHSIPQSQFEFANYGTIASRCYDNTYLTGEYQLSSTFATKLYDNLDIPEVAEIRNK from the exons ATGGTCATTGctgaaaagaggaaaaaaaacaagagagataGAACAGCATTAACGCATGACTGCTCTATGGTCCATTCACCTGGtacaaatatagatttttatggGTCAAGAG ATATTGATGTTGGCATGGATCATTCCTATGCAGAAACTAGATTGAACATAAGTACGGATGATACTTTGGTAGAAGATGGATTCAATAATTGTGATATATCTCAACAAATCCAACAATCAGAAAGTCAGAGTGGTTGCGAAGAATTTCCAA GAAAATATACTGAACCTTGGAATTTTGGCTCGCCTTCTTATATATGCATGCATTGCGGTTCAATTTTATGGTATGAAGAGAGAACAGTTAAATCTAAGAGGCCTAGGAACCCAAAATTCTCTCTCTGTTGTATGGAGGGTAAGGTTAAGTTACCTTTGCTTAAGAAACCACCTCCTCTTATTGATGAGCTTTTAGATCCTCTTGGTAGTCAACGATCTAAAACATTCAGAACTCAAATAAGAACTTATAATGCAATGTTCGCAATGACATCTATGGGTGGCAAAGTAGATAGTAGAATTAACGATGGAAGACACCCTTACATTTTCAAACTTAATGGCCAAAACCATcatagaattggaactcttCTTCCTAATGATGGCCAAGATCCACAGTTTGCACAATTATATTTCTACGATACTgaaaatgaagttgaaaatAGAATGAATATCTTTAGTAATGGTGAAATTGATAGTGACCTTGATCCATCTATTGTTGATGCATTGGTCCAAATGTTTGATGAAACAAAAACTTTAGTGAAGATATTTCGGATGTCTAGAGACCGTTTCTTTGATACTGATGTTCACCATTTAAGATTGCGCCTTATTGGCTCACGAACTACAAATGGAAGAGAATATAACCTGCCTACATGTTCAGAAATTGCAGCAATTATCATTGGTGATATTGGTGCTGAGAATGCACATCGTGATATTATTGTTGAGTTAAAAGAAGGAGGGTTACAATGTATTAATGTGCTGCATCCTTCATACATGGCATTACAATATCCCCTTTTATTCCCATATGGTGAAGATGGTTTTAGGCTCGGCATTTTGTATAGTAATGTAGATGGAATCAGATCTGATACAACTGATTCTGTCACTATGAGAGAATATTATGCATATCGCTTGCAAGAACGTGAACATGAAGGACATACTTTGGTAAATGGTGGTAGATTGTTTCAACAATTTGTTGTAGATGCCTACACATGTATTGAAGAAATCCAGCTTATGTGGGTAAAAGAGAACCAAGACAAATTAAGGATAGAATTGTATAAAGGACTGAAAGATGCAGTTATGAGAGGAGATACCACCCCTGCATCTTCAGGCAAGAGATTTGTTCTACCTTCAAGTTTCACTGGAAGTCCAAGGTATATGATTGAAAACTATCAAGATGCAATGGCAATCTGTAGATGGGCAGGTTATCCGGACCTATTTATTACCTTCACTTGCAACACGAAATGGCCAAAAATTGATCTTTTCCTATCTAGGAAACCTGGACAGAAAGTAGAAGATCGACCGGATGTGATTGCAAGAGTGTTCAAGATAAAGCTTGATAAACTCTTATATGATTTAAAACATGGTCAACACTTTGGGAAAGTAATTGCAG TTGTCTACACTGTTGAACATCAAAAGAGAGGGTTACCTCATGCAcacattttactttttctacATCATGATGACAAGCATCCTACAGCAGCAGAAATTGATAGAATAATTTCAGCAGAAATTCCAGATTTGAATGAAGACTCTTTGGTTTATGAAGCTGTCAAACAATATATGGTTCACGGTCCTTGCGGCTCTATTAATTCAAAGGCAAGTTGTATGATTGAAAACAAATGTACAAAGCACTTCCCTAAAAAATTTTGTTCGCAAACCACTGTTGATGAAGATGGTTTCCCAATATATAGAAGAAGGAATAATGGAAGATTTGTTGAAAGAAATGAAGTCAAACTTGATAATCGATTCATAGTTCCATACAATATTGAGTTATTGGTAAAATTTCAAGCACACATAAATGTCGAGTGGTGTAATCGTTCAAGATCTATCAA ATATGTATCTGCCATAGAGGCATGTTGGAGGATATTCGAATTTCCTATTCACCATCGAGAGCCTGCTGTTCAAAGACTGAATTTTCACAATGAGGATGAGCAACCAGGTGTTTTTGAAGATACTGATTATTTAAATAGTGTTGTGAACAAGCCAGATATTGAAAAAACCAAATTTACAGAGTGGATGAAAGCGAATGCATTGTATGAAGAAGCAAGGGAATTGACTTATTCTGAATTTCCTACTAAATGG ATTTTTAAGATGAGTATGGAGTATACAACTTTGAAACAGATATCAAGGGACAAAGATAATTCAATACTGAAAGTTAGAGTTTTACGAATGTGGGATGCAATTAATATAGCAAACAACCATGATCTGATCAGCCTTGATATGATATTGGTTGACAAAGAG GGAACATTGATACATGCAAGCATCAGAAAGAATCTTGCTCAAAGTTTTCGTCCACAACTAAATGAAGGCGGCATATATACAATTACAAATTTCTTAGttgaagaaaataaagggaACTATCGTCCAGTACATAACCAACTCAAAATACTTTTCAATTCTACAACTTCGGTCTCAAAATTCAACGGATTTGATCATTCAATTCCTCAATCCCAATTTGAATTTGCTAATTATGGAACAATAGCTTCCCGTTGCTATGACAATACTTACTTGACTg GTGAGTATCAGCTATCATCCACTTTTGCAACAAAGTTGTACGACAATTTAGACATTCCAGAAGTTGCAGAAATTAGAAACAAGTAA